CGGCGCTCGCGGACCGCGTCGACGCAGCGGACGTAGCGGCGTCGGCGCGTCAGCGCTGGCGCGCCGTGGTACGGGCGCGCCTGCGCACGAGGCCGGCGCGGCGCCCCGCTCAGGGGCCGCCGCGTCGGCGCGCCTGCGCGCCGTGGTCGCGCGGGGCGCTCAGGGCCGGGGGAGCGCCGCGGAGAGCCCGTGGACGGCCTCGGCGCCCACGGGGACGGTGACGCTCGACCCCTTGAAGTCGCCGCCGACCGGCTCGTAGGAGCCGTCGAGGCACTGCGCGAGGAACGTCTCCGCGATCGCGTTGAACGACATGGAGTTCTCCGGGCGGGCGAAGCCGTGTCCCTCGTCGGGGTACAGCACGTACGTGACCGGGATCCCCTTGCTCGTCATCGCCTTGACGATCTGATCGCTCTCGGCCTGCTTCACGCGCGGATCGTTGGCGCCCTGGCCGATGAGGAGGGGCCGCTTGATCTGGTCGGCGCGGTAGAGCGGCGAGCGCGTGCGCAGGAGATCGCGGCCGTCCTCCGTGCGGGGGTCGCCGACCCGCTTCGCGAAGAGCTCGAGCATCGGCGCCCAGTAGGGCGGGATGGACTGGAGCAGGGTCACGAGGTTCGACGGGCCGACGATGTCGACGCCGCAGGCGAAGGTCTCCGGCGTGAAGGTCAGGCCGACGAGCGTCGCGTAGCCGCCGTAGCTGCCGCCCATGATCGCCACGCGAGCCCTGTCGGCGATGCCCTGCGCGACGGACCAGTCCACCGCGTCGAGCAGGTCGTTGTGCATCTTGCCCGCCCACTCGAGGTCGCCCGCGTTGACGAACTTCTTCCCGAGGCCCGTCGAGCCCCGGAAGTTGACGCTCAGCACGGCGTAGCCGCGGTTCGCGAGCCACTGGTGCATCGGATCGAGGCGGAAGGAGCTGCGCGCCCAGGGGCCGCCGTGGACGAGGAGCACCATCGAGAGCGGCCTGTCGGGCTTGCCGTCGCCGTCGGGGTCGGCGCCGCGCGGCAGCGACAGGTAGCTCACGAGCTCGAGGCCGTCGCGCGCCTTGATGACCACGGGCCGCAGCTTCACGAGCGGCTGCGACTCGAGCGCGGCGCGGTTCGTGAAAAGGAACGTCGCCTTCTTCGCGTCACGATCGTAGAGGTAGTATCGGACCGGGCCGTCCGAGACCGTGTATCCGACGGTCCAGCGCTTGTCGTCGAGCGACCGGCTCAGCACGTCGAGCTCGCCGTCGGCGACCGCGCGGAGGGCGTCGAGATCCGGCTGGATGCTCTTGTCGAGCACCTGCCAGCGCTTGCGCTCGCGCTCGGAGGCCGCCGCCTGGACCTTGCCCGTCTTCGGGTGGACGATCACGTCGCTGACATCGGCCTTCGCGTCCTCGGCGAGCACCGCGGGCTTCGCCTTCCGCAGATCGAGGGTGACGAGCGCGGAGGTGTCGCGGCCGCGGCTGTCGCGGAAATAGAGCGTCTTGTCGGCCGCGTCGAAGCCGATCGCCTCGCTCGTCACGGCGTCCTCGGGCCCGAACGCGACGAAGGGCTTCGGCTCCTTGCCCGTGAGGTCGAGGTACTCCTGGCCTCCGTCGCGCGTCATCCTCGACGCGAGCCGCACCTTGAAGTCATGGTCGGTGACGAACCCCACGAACCCGTCGTTCTGCCGCACGAGCTTGCGCTCGCCGGTGCGCACGTCGACGCGGTAGAGGTCGTGGACCTTCTTGTCCCGATCGTTCATGCCGATCAGGATCTCGTTCGGGATCTTGGGGCTCATCCCCTCGAACATCGCGGAGATGCCGTCGAAGGGGGTGAGATCCTTGATCTGCCCGGTCTTGAGCTCGACGGCGTAGATGTGCCAGTTCTCGTCGCCGGCCTTGTCCTGGCGATAGAGGACGTAGTCCTTCGCGTAAGGGAACAGGAAGGTGCGCACCCCGCGGCTCTGCTCCTTCGTGACAGGCTTGGCCGACGCGGGCGCCTGGGCCGGGCCGACCCACACGTTGAGCACGCCGTCGGAGGGGGCGAGGAACCCGAGCCGCTGGCCGTCCGGGCTGATCTGGGGGGACATGCGATCCGGGTTGCCGAAGAGCATGCGCCGGGGCATGAGCGTCGCGTCGGCGCGCGGCCCGGCCTTCGTCGGCGCGGCCGGGGCCGCTGCCGCCGGGGCCGCGGACGCCGGGGCTGCGGGCGCAGCCGGGGCCGGCGCTGCGGCCTGTCGGGGGGGCGGCGGCGCGGACGCCGGAGCGCCGCCGCAGGCAAGCGGCGCGACCAAGGGCAGCAGGAACAGGGATCGGAGCTTCTGGGGCAAGTCCATGGGTTCACCCGGGGCGCGGAGCCGCTGGCGGCACCCCGCATGCGCCGGGCCCGCGCGCCGAGCGTCATAACCGAGATCCCGGAGGCCGGTCTACGGCGCCGCGCCGGAGGCGCCCGCGATCCGCCCAGCCCGGATCGCCTGATCCGGGGGCGTGCCAGGTCCGTGTCAGGCGGCTTGCTGCGGGGTCGTGCTGGTGGGCGCGCCGCGCGTGTCGAGCGCGAGCTTGCTCGACAGCCACGCTCGCACGCGCTCGAGGTGGAGCGCCTCGTGCTGCTCGGCCACGCGGAACTCGGCGGCCATCTCTTCCTGGCCGTAGGCGATCGCCAGGTCGATGAGCATCCGCCAGCCGTCGTTGTCCGTGAGCTCGGCGACGAGCAGCGCCTGCAGGCTCTGCCCGAGGTTGATCCTCGGCTCGACGGCGACCGCGAGGACGCCGGTCGACGCCAGGCCGATGACGTCGGCGCCGGGCGTCATCGCGGTCGGATCGGCCCCGAGCCGCTCGATCGCGCGCTTCACCAGCGCGAAGTGCAGGAGCTCCTCGTCGCGGATCGCCTCGAGGTCAGCGCGCGTCGGGCCTCCCTCGAAGCTCCCCTCCGCGTCGTGCTTGGCGATCATCGCCTCGTAGAGGCGCGTGCCCGAGCGCTCGAACTGGAGGCGCTCGCCGAGCTTGTCGATGAGGAGCGCGGGGGGCCTGCCGTGGATGAGCTCTCCGGCTGCCTTGACGACCCCCTTGACGCTCGCCGGCGGCGGCACGCTCCCGACCGTGCCCGACTCCCTCGCGTACTCGCTCCTGACCGCCGCGGCGTCGGCCTCGCTCCCGGGGGAGCTCGGCGGGATCACCTGCGCAAACTCGATGAGCTCCTTGCTGTCGATGGGAGAGGTCGCGATGCCCGTGGTGTTGGTCCCCATCTTGATCTGTTTCATGGCGTCGCCTCCTTCTGTCCGTCGATCTTCTCGGCGCGCCGCGAGAGCTCGGTGCCCGGCGTGAACCGGTAGCCCGCGGCCACGATCTCGGAGGGGGAGCCGGCGGAGTTCATCTGCTGCCGGTAGGCGATCGTCGCGGCGCTCTCCGGGACGACCCTCGGATCGACGATGTCCTCGCCGACGGCGCGGAGATGCACCTCTCTGGACAGCACGTCGCGCACGAACTGGCGGTGGCTCTCGTGGGAGATCGGGTCCGGGAGCGAGGCGGGGAGGATCTCGGCCGCGTCGCGCCCCTCGATCCGGTTGAGGTGGTCGATGGCCACGTGGAGCTGCCCGAGCTCGTAGTCGAGGAACCGCTCCCAGATCCGCTTCACGCGGGCGTTCTGCTCCTGCTGGAGGCAGCTCCAGTAGTTGTAGACCTCGGTGGCCTCATGGAGGACCCACTTCTCCAGCCAGGTCTCCTCGGGGTCGATGATCGCCTCGTACTGCGTGACGTGCTGCTCCTCGATCGAGGCGATCTCGGCGTAGAGCAGCCGCGCCACCGGGTCCGTGAAGAACGGCCCGACGTTGACGTAGTAGTTGTGCGTCTGCTGCTCGGCCGACATGATGGTGAGCGCGTTGAGCTTCGTGATCCCGCTCGCGGTCCGCCGGTCGTACGGCGCGCGCACGTCGTCCTCGGGGGCGCGGTGCTCCACCGCGGTCGGACGCCCCGCCGTCACGTCGGTGTACGACTGCAGGATGTTGTTCGCGTCCTTGCCTTCCAGGCGGTCCAGGAGCGCCGAGTAGCGATACAGGTGATCGTAGTCCTCGAGCATGCCGAAGCGATAGACCTGCGCGAGGTACGGGTCAGGCTCGGCGAGCGCCACGTGCGCGGTGATCTCGATCGCGACCTGCTCGTATCCGATGGTGGTCTCCAGCGGCGACTGATCCGGCGGGTTGAGCCAGTTCACCAGCGTGGCCTGGTGGTGATCGACGCGCCGCACCTGGGCGAGCACGCGCCGCAGATCCCGGTTCATGCGCGCGAAGCTGTGCAGGAACCGCACGCTCTCGAGCTCGATGCCGTTCATCAGGATGACGCGCACGCGGGTGAACGCGTCGTCGTCGAGCTTGCTGAACGGCACCTGGACGAGATCACGCCAGTTGAACGACTGGCGGTCGAGCGGTGTCCCCCGCTCTCTCAGGAGATCAAGAGCCATGTTGCCCCTCCTCGCGCGTCGCGCTCGTGCGCCGTGCTGGTGCGCCGATGAACGGCCGCTGCGGCGATACCTGAAGCCGCCTTCACGAGGGCGCAAGCGTGGGTTTATCCCGAGAGGCCGGGTCCGCGCGCCGGCCTTTCCCGCATGAATCCGCCAGACGCATGTGCGCGCCCGCGTCCGCGCTGTGCTAGAAGAGCGGTCACGTTGATCAAGCGAGAAATAAACCGCCAAGGACGCCAAGGACGCCAAGATAAGATTCTCTTCTTGGCGCTCTTGGTGTCTTGGCGGTTCGAAATTCCGCGCTTTTCAGGCAATTTCAACCCGTTTGTCGCTCTAGAGCACCGCTCGTCCTGAAGAGAGAGCAGAGCGCCGGGGCCGCCGCGGCGCGCTGGCGGGCCGGTCGTGGAGGAGGTGTCGTGATCTCCAGCAGCGTCCCCGAGCTCCGGCTCCGCACCCGCAACGCGATGCCTGTCCGCGAGGGCGGCGACTACGTCCTTTACTGGATGATCGCGAGTCGCCGGACACGGTACAATTTCGGTCTGGAGCGCGCGATCGCTTGGTCCATGGCGCTCGATCGACCGCTCGTCGTGCTCGAGGCGCTCCGGTGCGGCTACCGCTGGGCGAGCGACAGGATCCATCGCTTCGTGATCGACGGCATGGCCGACAACGCGCGCCGCCTCGCGGCGGCCGGCGTCGCGCACCACCCCTACGTCGAGCCGGCCGAGGGGGCCGGCAAGGGCCTGCTCGGCGCGCTCGCGGCGCGGGCGTGCGTGGTGGTGACGGACGACTACCCCTGCTTTTTTCTCCCGCGGATGGTCGCCTCGGCCGCACGGCAGGCGCCGGTCCGCCTCGAGCAGGTGGACTCGAACGGCCTCTTGCCGATGCGCGCGGCCGATCGGGTGTTCACGACCGCGCGCTCGTTCCGCATCTTCTGGCAGCGGGTGATCGGCGAGCACCTCGGCGCGCAGCCGGCGGCCGATCCGCTGAAGCGGGCGAAGCTCCGACCTGCGGCTCCCCTCCCCCGCGCGATCGCGCGCAGGTGGCCGGCGGCCTCACAGGCGCTCCTCGGGGGCGACCCTGCGGCGCTCTCCGCGCTCCCCATCGATCACACCGTCCCGCCGGCGCCCTGCCGGGGCGGCCCGGAGGCGGCTGGCAAGGCGCTCGCGCGCTTCGTCTCGGAGCGGCTGCCGCGCTACCTGGAAGAGCGCGATCACCCCGACGCCGGCGCGACGAGCGGCCTGTCGCCGTACCTGCACTTCGGCCACCTCGCGGCGCACGAGGTCTTCGCCGCCGTTGCCCGGCGCGAGGCCTTCCGCGTCGAACGGCTCGGCCTCCCCGGGGACGGCGTGAAGCGGCCGAGCGGCAGCCGCGAGGGGTTCTGGGGGATGAGCGCCTCTGCCGAGGCGTTCCTCGAGCAGCTCGTCACCTGGCGGGAGCTCGGCTTCAACGCCTTCGCGCTCGGGGCGAGCGAGGGAGACGGGCCGCGCCCCTCGTGGAAGCGCGATCCGACCGATTACGCGTCTCTCCCGGACTGGGCGCTCGCGACGCTCGAGAAGCACGCGCGCGACAGGCGCCCGCGCGTCTACCCGCTCGAGGCGCTCGCGGCGGGGGCGACCTACGACAGGATCTGGAACGCGTCGCAGGTCGAGCTCCTCCGCGAGGGGCGAATCCACAATTATTTGCGGATGCTGTGGGGCAAGAAGATCCTGGAATGGTCGCGGACGCCGCGCGAGGCGCTCGAGATCATGATCGAGCT
The DNA window shown above is from Sorangium aterium and carries:
- a CDS encoding deoxyribodipyrimidine photolyase; this encodes MISSSVPELRLRTRNAMPVREGGDYVLYWMIASRRTRYNFGLERAIAWSMALDRPLVVLEALRCGYRWASDRIHRFVIDGMADNARRLAAAGVAHHPYVEPAEGAGKGLLGALAARACVVVTDDYPCFFLPRMVASAARQAPVRLEQVDSNGLLPMRAADRVFTTARSFRIFWQRVIGEHLGAQPAADPLKRAKLRPAAPLPRAIARRWPAASQALLGGDPAALSALPIDHTVPPAPCRGGPEAAGKALARFVSERLPRYLEERDHPDAGATSGLSPYLHFGHLAAHEVFAAVARREAFRVERLGLPGDGVKRPSGSREGFWGMSASAEAFLEQLVTWRELGFNAFALGASEGDGPRPSWKRDPTDYASLPDWALATLEKHARDRRPRVYPLEALAAGATYDRIWNASQVELLREGRIHNYLRMLWGKKILEWSRTPREALEIMIELNDRYALDGRDPNSTSGIFWVLGRYDRAWGPEREIFGTIRYMSSENTARKLHLKEYLARYAR
- a CDS encoding ferritin-like domain-containing protein, with the protein product MKQIKMGTNTTGIATSPIDSKELIEFAQVIPPSSPGSEADAAAVRSEYARESGTVGSVPPPASVKGVVKAAGELIHGRPPALLIDKLGERLQFERSGTRLYEAMIAKHDAEGSFEGGPTRADLEAIRDEELLHFALVKRAIERLGADPTAMTPGADVIGLASTGVLAVAVEPRINLGQSLQALLVAELTDNDGWRMLIDLAIAYGQEEMAAEFRVAEQHEALHLERVRAWLSSKLALDTRGAPTSTTPQQAA
- a CDS encoding S9 family peptidase produces the protein MDLPQKLRSLFLLPLVAPLACGGAPASAPPPPRQAAAPAPAAPAAPASAAPAAAAPAAPTKAGPRADATLMPRRMLFGNPDRMSPQISPDGQRLGFLAPSDGVLNVWVGPAQAPASAKPVTKEQSRGVRTFLFPYAKDYVLYRQDKAGDENWHIYAVELKTGQIKDLTPFDGISAMFEGMSPKIPNEILIGMNDRDKKVHDLYRVDVRTGERKLVRQNDGFVGFVTDHDFKVRLASRMTRDGGQEYLDLTGKEPKPFVAFGPEDAVTSEAIGFDAADKTLYFRDSRGRDTSALVTLDLRKAKPAVLAEDAKADVSDVIVHPKTGKVQAAASERERKRWQVLDKSIQPDLDALRAVADGELDVLSRSLDDKRWTVGYTVSDGPVRYYLYDRDAKKATFLFTNRAALESQPLVKLRPVVIKARDGLELVSYLSLPRGADPDGDGKPDRPLSMVLLVHGGPWARSSFRLDPMHQWLANRGYAVLSVNFRGSTGLGKKFVNAGDLEWAGKMHNDLLDAVDWSVAQGIADRARVAIMGGSYGGYATLVGLTFTPETFACGVDIVGPSNLVTLLQSIPPYWAPMLELFAKRVGDPRTEDGRDLLRTRSPLYRADQIKRPLLIGQGANDPRVKQAESDQIVKAMTSKGIPVTYVLYPDEGHGFARPENSMSFNAIAETFLAQCLDGSYEPVGGDFKGSSVTVPVGAEAVHGLSAALPRP